One Nicotiana tomentosiformis chromosome 4, ASM39032v3, whole genome shotgun sequence genomic window carries:
- the LOC104110790 gene encoding uncharacterized protein isoform X1, with product MAIKPYMRLILIVAIAFLSVLPATLCIEDKCAACTAIAEELEHGLLKEKPRNHLDMRHRLDSKGQREGKLIDYRASELRVVELLEDLCEKMQDYTLEKVDSSTKTWIKVNNWDLLKTNKQEARAHSKAISSFCGRLLEQTEDDFAELMKKGSVQVGDVGKVLCEDLSNYCNGKSSSNKTVGDENEDTDREL from the exons ATGGCGATTAAGCCATATATGAGATTGATTTTGATTGTTGCTATTGCTTTCTTATCTGTTTTACCAGCTACTCTCTGTATCGAAGATAAATGTGCTGCTTGTACTGCCATTGCC GAGGAGCTGGAGCATGGACTGTTGAAA GAAAAACCAAGAAACCATTTAGACATGAGACACCGCCTGGATTCTAAAGGTCAGCGTGAAGGGAAACTTATTGATTACAG AGCCAGTGAGCTAAGAGTTGTTGAACTCCTAGAGGACCTCTGTGAAAAGATGCAAGATTATACTCTGGAGAAG GTGGATTCAAGCACAAAAACTTGGATTAAAGTAAACAATTGGGACCTTCTCAAGACTA ATAAGCAAGAAGCTCGAGCACATTCAAAAGCTATATCATCCTTCTGTGGAAG GTTACTTGAGCAAACTGAAGATGAC TTTGCAGAATTGATGAAGAAAGGATCTGTCCAAGTTGGAGATGTAGGCAAGGTATTATGTGAAGATCTCAGCAACTATTGCAATGGGAAAAG TAGTTCCAATAAGACAGTAGGTGATGAAAACGAAGATACAGATCGAGAACTTTGA
- the LOC104110790 gene encoding uncharacterized protein isoform X2 yields MAIKPYMRLILIVAIAFLSVLPATLCIEDKCAACTAIAEELEHGLLKEKPRNHLDMRHRLDSKGQREGKLIDYRASELRVVELLEDLCEKMQDYTLEKVDSSTKTWIKVNNWDLLKTNKQEARAHSKAISSFCGRLLEQTEDDFAELMKKGSVQVGDVGKVLCEDLSNYCNGKSSNKTVGDENEDTDREL; encoded by the exons ATGGCGATTAAGCCATATATGAGATTGATTTTGATTGTTGCTATTGCTTTCTTATCTGTTTTACCAGCTACTCTCTGTATCGAAGATAAATGTGCTGCTTGTACTGCCATTGCC GAGGAGCTGGAGCATGGACTGTTGAAA GAAAAACCAAGAAACCATTTAGACATGAGACACCGCCTGGATTCTAAAGGTCAGCGTGAAGGGAAACTTATTGATTACAG AGCCAGTGAGCTAAGAGTTGTTGAACTCCTAGAGGACCTCTGTGAAAAGATGCAAGATTATACTCTGGAGAAG GTGGATTCAAGCACAAAAACTTGGATTAAAGTAAACAATTGGGACCTTCTCAAGACTA ATAAGCAAGAAGCTCGAGCACATTCAAAAGCTATATCATCCTTCTGTGGAAG GTTACTTGAGCAAACTGAAGATGAC TTTGCAGAATTGATGAAGAAAGGATCTGTCCAAGTTGGAGATGTAGGCAAGGTATTATGTGAAGATCTCAGCAACTATTGCAATGGGAAAAG TTCCAATAAGACAGTAGGTGATGAAAACGAAGATACAGATCGAGAACTTTGA
- the LOC104110789 gene encoding glutamate receptor 3.3, with the protein MNVVWVLVVCLLCFGAGSDGLTGKGTSRPAVVNVGGIFTFDSTIGRVAKIAIQEAVKDVNSNSSLLRGTKLIVKLQNSNCSGFLGMVGALKFMETDVVAVIGPQSSVVAHTISHVANELQVPFLSFAATDPTLSSLQFPYFLQTTQSDLYQMTATAEIVEYYGWKEVIAIFVDDDYGRNGVSALDDALAARRCRISYKAGISPGATVTRGDVMDVLVKVALMESRIIVLHAYPTLGFMVFSVAHYLGMMGDGYVWISTDWLTSVLDSSSPLPQDKMDIMQGVLVLRQHTPESENKRAFSSRWNKLTGGSLGLNSYALHAYDTVWLVAHALDSFFNQGGTISFSNDTKLQSVEGSNLHLEAMSIFDGGPLLLKNLLQSDFIGLTGPFKFNPDKSLVRPAYDIINVIGTGFRRVGYWSNYSGLSVSTPESLYSRPPNRSSTNQKLYSVVWPGNNVQKPRGWVFPNNGKQLRIGVPIRVSYREFVSQIPGTNNFKGFCIDVFTAAVNLLPYAVPHQFVPFGNGHENPSYTEMVKLITTGNFDGVVGDIAIVTNRTRVVDFTQPYAASGLVVVAPFKKLNSGGWAFLRPFSGQMWGVITVFFLFVGMVVWVLEHRTNDEFRGPPKQQLITILWFSLSTLFFAHRENTVSTLGRMVLIIWLFVVLIINSSYTASLTSIFTVQQLYSPIKGLESLKETDEPIGFQVGSFAERYLEEIGIPKSRLVSLGSPEQYATALQRGPGKGGVAAVVDERPYVELFLSNQCKFRIVGQEFTKSGWGFAFPRDSPLAVDLSTAILTLSENGDLQRIHDKWLSRSACSLENAELESDRLHLRSFSGLFLICGIACFIALLIYFLQIMHKYRQAAKAEAVSDGPTTSRSKRLQTLLSLIDEKADKSRRDSKRRKIDRSVSDENVENDSGRDSRWREPQVSSQNEVH; encoded by the exons ATGAATGTGGTTTGGGTTCTTGTCGTATGCCTACTTTGCTTTGGAGCGGGTTCAGACGGGTTGACTGGAAAGGGCACTTCAAGGCCAGCTGTCGTGAATGTAGGAGGTATTTTTACATTTGACTCTACAATTGGCAGAGTTGCTAAGATTGCAATTCAGGAGGCTGTTAAAGATGTTAATTCCAACTCTAGCCTCCTCCGAGGAACCAAACTTATTGTGAAGTTGCAAAATTCCAATTGCAGTGGGTTTCTTGGCATGGTTGGAG CCTTGAAATTTATGGAGACTGATGTTGTTGCAGTAATAGGCCCACAATCTTCTGTAGTCGCCCATACTATATCCCATGTTGCTAATGAACTCCAAGTTCCTTTCTTATCATTTGCTGCTACCGATCCCACACTCTCCTCTCTTCagtttccttattttcttcagaCAACTCAAAGTGATCTGTACCAGATGACTGCAACAGCTGAGATCGTTGAATATTATGGTTGGAAGGAGGTTATTGCGATATTTGTTGATGATGACTATGGGAGAAATGGTGTCTCTGCATTAGATGATGCACTTGCAGCAAGGCGCTGTCGCATCTCATATAAAGCAGGTATTTCCCCTGGAGCTACTGTAACTCGAGGTGATGTTATGGATGTTCTGGTAAAGGTTGCACTAATGGAATCTAGAATCATTGTTCTACATGCATATCCTACCTTAGGATTCATGGTATTTTCAGTGGCACACTATCTTGGAATGATGGGTGACGGTTATGTATGGATATCCACGGATTGGCTTACCTCTGTGTTAGATTCCTCTTCTCCCCTTCCACAAGATAAAATGGATATCATGCAAGGAGTTCTTGTTTTGCGTCAACACACTCCAGAGTCTGAAAATAAAAGAGCATTTTCATCTAGATGGAACAAGTTGACAGGTGGTTCATTAGGGCTTAATTCCTATGCACTTCATGCATATGACACTGTTTGGTTAGTTGCACATGCTTTAGATTCATTCTTTAATCAGGGAGGGACTATTTCGTTTTCTAATGATACTAAGTTGCAATCAGTTGAAGGAAGTAATCTTCACCTTGAAGCAATGAGTATTTTTGATGGTGGGCCACTTCTGCTGAAGAACTTATTGCAGAGTGATTTTATTGGTTTGACGGGGCCATTCAAGTTTAATCCAGACAAGTCTCTTGTTCGTCCAGCGTATGATATCATAAATGTAATTGGAACGGGTTTTCGGCGTGTTGGTTACTGGTCTAACTATTCTGGTTTGTCCGTTTCGACTCCTGAGTCCCTTTACTCGAGGCCACCTAATCGTTCAAGTACAAACCAAAAACTTTATAGTGTTGTGTGGCCTGGAAACAATGTACAAAAACCTCGTGGATGGGTTTTTCCAAACAATGGAAAGCAACTGAGAATAGGGGTGCCTATTCGAGTTAGTTACCGGGAATTTGTGTCTCAAATTCCAGGCACTAACAACTTTAAAGGTTTTTGCATTGATGTATTTACTGCTGCTGTAAACTTATTGCCATATGCTGTTCCACATCAATTTGTCCCCTTTGGAAACGGGCATGAAAATCCAAGCTACACTGAAATGGTGAAGCTAATCACAACAGGG AATTTTGATGGTGTTGTTGGTGATATCGCAATAGTTACAAATCGAACTAGAGTTGTCGATTTCACACAGCCATATGCTGCATCTGGACTTGTTGTTGTGGCCCCATTCAAAAAGTTGAACTCAGGTGGTTGGGCCTTCCTAAGACCCTTTTCTGGTCAAATGTGGGGAGTTATCACTGTTTTCTTTCTCTTTGTTGGGATGGTAGTGTGGGTTTTGGAGCACCGGACAAATGATGAATTTCGTGGTCCTCCTAAACAGCAGCTAATAACCATTCTATG GTTCAGCCTTTCAACTCTCTTTTTTGCCCACA GAGAGAATACTGTAAGCACGCTTGGCCGCATGGTGCTGATCATATGGCTCTTTGTGGTTTTGATAATAAATTCAAGTTACACTGCAAGTTTGACCTCCATCTTCACTGTGCAACAACTGTATTCTCCTATTAAAGGACTAGAAAGCTTGAAAGAAACTGATGAACCTATTGGGTTCCAAGTGGGTTCTTTTGCAGAACGGTATTTGGAGGAAATTGGTATACCAAAATCCAGACTTGTTTCCCTTGGATCACCTGAACAATATGCTACGGCACTTCAACGCGGTCCTGGAAAAGGGGGTGTGGCTGCAGTGGTGGATGAAAGGCCATATGTAGAACTTTTCCTGTCAAACCAGTGCAAATTCAGGATTGTAGGTCAAGAATTCACCAAAAGTGGGTGGGGTTTC GCATTTCCTCGGGACTCTCCGTTGGCTGTTGACTTGTCAACTGCAATTTTAACGCTATCTGAAAATGGAGATCTCCAGCGAATACATGACAAGTGGTTATCAAGAAGTGCATGCAGTTTAGAGAATGCTGAGCTTGAATCAGATCGCCTTCACTTGAGAAGCTTTTCAGGCCTCTTTCTTATATGTGGGATTGCATGCTTTATTGCTCTCCTAATATATTTCCTCCAAATTATGCATAAGTATCGCCAGGCTGCCAAGGCTGAAGCTGTTTCAGATGGTCCAACTACTTCACGTTCTAAACGTCTTCAAACTTTATTGTCACTTATTGATGAGAAAGCAGATAAATCAAGAAGAGACAGCAAGAGAAGGAAAATAGACAGATCAGTTTCTGATGAGAACGTGGAAAATGACTCGGGGAGGGATTCCAGATGGAGAGAACCACAGGTTTCTTCTCAGAatgaagttcattag